In Achromobacter xylosoxidans A8, a single window of DNA contains:
- a CDS encoding ABC transporter permease, translating to MLRYLLNRLVGLVAVMFIVATIVFVIIRVTPGDPAAVMLGPQASQQDIAALRTQLGLDQPMVVQYLSWLGKLAQGDLGQSIFMNKPVLSALADRAEPTILLTLMSLLIASAIALPVGILSAVKRGTTLDQSVLSFSMFTSSVPSFWLGLLLMQVFSVKLGWLPVAGYGGPDASLMTRLSHLILPAVVLGLVNSALITRFIRASMLDVLRDDYVRTARAKGLPESKVILKHAVRNALIPILTVLGLTTALLISGAVVTETVFGLPGVGSLVVSAVLRRDYPVIQGALLIIAAIYVLINLIIDLLYLLVDPRVRY from the coding sequence GTGTTGCGTTATCTCTTAAACCGGCTGGTCGGGCTGGTGGCCGTGATGTTCATCGTCGCGACCATCGTGTTCGTGATCATCCGCGTCACGCCTGGCGATCCGGCCGCCGTGATGCTGGGTCCGCAGGCCAGCCAGCAGGACATCGCCGCGCTGCGCACCCAGCTGGGGCTGGACCAGCCCATGGTCGTGCAATACCTGTCGTGGCTGGGCAAGCTGGCCCAAGGCGACCTGGGCCAATCCATCTTCATGAACAAGCCGGTGCTGTCGGCGCTGGCCGACCGCGCCGAGCCCACCATCCTGCTGACGCTCATGTCGCTCTTGATCGCCAGCGCCATCGCGCTCCCCGTGGGGATCCTGTCCGCGGTCAAGCGCGGCACCACGCTGGACCAGTCGGTGCTGTCGTTCTCGATGTTCACCTCCAGCGTGCCCAGCTTCTGGCTGGGGCTGCTGCTGATGCAGGTGTTCTCGGTCAAGCTGGGATGGCTGCCGGTGGCCGGCTACGGCGGACCGGACGCCTCGCTCATGACCCGGCTGTCGCACCTGATCCTGCCCGCCGTGGTGCTGGGCCTGGTGAACTCGGCGCTGATCACGCGCTTTATCCGCGCCAGCATGCTGGACGTGCTGCGCGACGACTATGTGCGTACCGCGCGCGCCAAGGGCCTGCCGGAAAGCAAGGTGATCCTGAAGCACGCCGTGCGCAACGCGCTGATCCCCATCCTGACGGTGCTGGGCCTGACCACGGCGCTGCTGATCAGCGGCGCGGTCGTGACCGAAACCGTGTTCGGGCTGCCCGGCGTAGGCAGCCTGGTGGTATCGGCGGTGCTGCGCCGCGACTACCCCGTCATCCAGGGCGCGCTGCTGATCATCGCGGCCATCTATGTCCTGATCAATCTCATCATCGATCTGCTCTATCTGCTGGTCGACCCCCGGGTGCGCTACTGA
- a CDS encoding ABC transporter substrate-binding protein → MNFRTSRRGGGLNSLLLAGAIGLTALSSPALCATPIKGGTISVATIGEPPTLDPMTSTADLVGILTQHFFETLYTFDGKWNLTPLLADKLPEVSADGLIYTIPLRQGITFHDGSKMDSSDVLASLKRWTETATRGKMAAKIITGMEAPDANTIRITLKQPYAPLTALLAMNNSAAVIMPKGKIAPALTEFVGTGPYQLKARVPDQYIQLVRFEGYKQREGEPDGFGGARKQYLDEIRFVPVSNANTRVESAVAGQFDYVDSLPVESLPKLKNGRSDPVMLKPFGWPRLVLNTKQGIMSNLAVRQAVQLALNEEDMLYAAFGDKNFYKLNGDLYPEGYPWATSLGGKVYNKGDAAGAKKLVDGANVQDRKIRILTSQQYEFHYKMALVAAEYLKAAGFTVDMQVVDWATLTQRRQDPALWDVFITHSPFLPEPALIDFPSKDAPGWWDTPRRNQTLDAFNQAGSQEERVKRWADVQQAVYDEVPFIKVGDFNAQAARSPSLQGTKAVPWPYFWNAWKSK, encoded by the coding sequence ATGAACTTCCGTACCTCCCGGCGAGGCGGTGGGCTCAATAGCCTGCTGCTGGCCGGCGCAATTGGCTTGACCGCATTGTCGTCCCCCGCCCTCTGTGCCACGCCGATCAAGGGAGGCACGATCTCGGTCGCCACCATAGGCGAGCCGCCCACGCTGGATCCGATGACCAGCACGGCTGACCTGGTCGGCATCCTGACCCAGCATTTCTTCGAAACGCTGTACACCTTCGACGGCAAGTGGAACCTGACCCCGCTCTTGGCCGACAAGCTGCCGGAAGTCTCGGCTGACGGGCTGATCTATACGATCCCGCTGCGCCAGGGCATCACCTTCCACGACGGCTCCAAGATGGATTCGTCCGACGTGCTGGCCTCGCTCAAGCGTTGGACCGAGACCGCCACGCGCGGCAAGATGGCCGCCAAGATCATCACCGGCATGGAAGCGCCTGACGCCAACACCATCCGCATCACGCTCAAGCAGCCCTATGCGCCGCTGACGGCATTGCTGGCCATGAACAACAGCGCCGCCGTCATCATGCCCAAGGGCAAGATCGCTCCGGCCCTGACCGAATTCGTCGGCACCGGCCCGTACCAGTTGAAGGCGCGCGTGCCCGACCAGTACATCCAACTGGTCCGCTTCGAAGGCTACAAGCAGCGCGAAGGCGAGCCCGACGGTTTTGGCGGCGCGCGCAAACAGTACCTGGACGAGATCCGCTTCGTGCCGGTCAGCAATGCCAATACCCGCGTCGAAAGCGCGGTGGCCGGCCAGTTCGACTACGTCGATTCGCTGCCGGTGGAATCGCTGCCCAAGCTCAAGAACGGCCGCTCCGACCCCGTCATGCTCAAGCCCTTCGGCTGGCCGCGCCTGGTGCTCAACACCAAGCAGGGCATCATGTCGAACCTGGCGGTCCGCCAGGCCGTACAGCTGGCGCTGAACGAAGAAGACATGCTGTACGCCGCCTTCGGCGACAAGAACTTCTACAAGCTCAACGGCGACCTCTATCCCGAGGGCTATCCCTGGGCCACCTCGCTGGGCGGCAAGGTCTACAACAAGGGCGACGCCGCCGGCGCCAAGAAACTGGTGGACGGCGCCAACGTGCAGGACCGCAAGATCCGCATCCTGACCAGCCAGCAGTACGAGTTCCACTACAAGATGGCCCTGGTGGCCGCCGAATACCTGAAGGCCGCCGGCTTCACCGTCGACATGCAGGTGGTGGACTGGGCCACGCTGACGCAACGCCGCCAGGATCCGGCGCTGTGGGACGTCTTCATTACCCACAGCCCCTTCCTGCCCGAACCGGCCCTGATCGACTTCCCGTCCAAGGACGCGCCGGGCTGGTGGGACACGCCGCGCCGCAACCAGACGCTGGACGCCTTCAACCAGGCCGGCAGCCAGGAGGAACGCGTCAAGCGCTGGGCTGACGTGCAGCAGGCCGTGTACGACGAAGTGCCCTTCATCAAGGTCGGCGACTTCAACGCCCAAGCGGCACGCTCGCCGTCGCTGCAAGGCACCAAGGCCGTGCCGTGGCCCTACTTCTGGAACGCCTGGAAGTCGAAGTAA